One part of the Eulemur rufifrons isolate Redbay chromosome 16, OSU_ERuf_1, whole genome shotgun sequence genome encodes these proteins:
- the AKAP3 gene encoding A-kinase anchor protein 3 has translation MSDRVDWLQSQNGVCKVDVYSPGDSQQQEWRTEASMDPVRVLSWLRRDLEKSTAGFQDLKFKPGESSLGGEMINSGDSSKGFCVDYYATTNKGSPGRFHFEMTHRENPSQGPRVPIGNGSSVDEVSFYANRLTNLVIAMARKEVNEKIDGFENKCVHQSFYMGDEPPPAKTLSKVATELVNETVSACSNSAASDKVPGSGDRASGSNVKYKTTLKMKESTKESNSPDDKPSSRKSFFYKEVFESRNAGDAREGRKFLPGERKMFQGQERPDDFAASISEGIMTYANSVVSDMMVSIMKTLRIQVKDTTIATILLKKVLLKHAKEVVSDLIDSFMKNLHNVTGTLMTDTDFVSAVKRSLFSHGSQKATDIMDAMLGKLYNVMLAKKAPEIVRKSKDKSESYSVVSMKGMGDPKQRNMNFAMKSEAKLREKMYSPIPKPEKPKTCAETLGEHIIKEGLCLWHKNQQKECKSPGFQRAKFEAPHKPCKSAPDFPFDCLQDPWNFSPPMCYPERPENFMYDSDSWAKDLIVSALLLIQYHLAQGGRMDAQSFLEAAATTNFPATKFPIVPDESCLRSTHVVCDKEQSEKKDIMSVIFNFIRNLLGETIFKNDRSCEPNVPEQPVKEEDSNPCERPATPCPIKLCEGDEAGGTFSGLTKLVVNQQDGQMSGKMVDHLVDSVMKLCLIIAKSCDSPLAELGDDKCGDASRPTSVFADNLYECLPVKGTGTAEALLQNAYQAIHNELRGKSGQPPEGCEAPKMIVSNHNLTDTVQNKQLQAVLQWVAASELNVPILYFAGDDEGIQEKLLQLSAAAVDKGRSVGEVLQSVLRYEKERQLDEAVGNVTRLQLLDWLMVNL, from the exons ATGTCGGATAGAGTTGACTGGTTACAAAGCCAAAATGGAGTATGCAAAGTTGATGTCTATTCTCCCGGAGACAGCCAGCAGCAGGAATGGAGAACG GAGGCCTCAATGGATCCTGTCCGAGTGCTCAGCTGGCTCCGTAGAGACCTGGAGAAAAGTACAGCAGGGTTCCAAGATCTTAAGTTCAAGCCTGGAGAGTCATCACTTGGTGGGGAAATGATCAACTCAGGAGACTCAAGCAAAGGTTTCTGTGTAGACTATTACGCCACCACCAATAAGGGCAGTCCAGGGAGATTCCATTTTGAGATGACTCACAGAGAGAACCCTTCTCAGGGCCCCAGGGTCCCAATTGGTAATGGGAGTTCTGTAGATGAAGTTTCCTTCTATGCTAACCGCCTCACAAATCTAGTCATAGCCATGGCCCGCAAGGAGGTCAATGAGAAGATTGATGGCTTTGAAAACAAATGTGTCCATCAGTCATTCTACATGGGGGACGAACCCCCACCTGCCAAAACCCTGAGTAAGGTAGCAACAGAGCTGGTGAATGAGACTGTCTCTGCATGTTCCAATAGTGCTGCTTCAGACAAGGTTCCTGGCTCTGGAGACAGAGCCTCAGGATCCAATGTGAAATACAAGACcactttgaagatgaaggagaGCACCAAGGAAAGCAACAGTCCCGATGACAAGCCTTCTTCTAGGAAGTCTTTCTTCTATAAGGAAGTGTTTGAATCTCGTAATGCAGGTGATGCCAGAGAGGGTAGAAAGTTCTTACCTGGAGAGAGAAAGATGTTCCAAGGGCAGGAAAGGCCTGATGATTTTGCAGCTTCCATTAGTGAAGGGATCATGACCTACGCTAATAGTGTGGTGTCTGATATGATGGTCTCCATCATGAAGACACTGAGGATCCAAGTGAAAGACACAACCATCGCCACCATCCTGCTGAAGAAGGTCCTGCTCAAGCACGCGAAAGAGGTGGTCTCAGATCTCATTGACTCCTTCATGAAGAACCTCCACAATGTCACAGGGACCCTCATGACTGACACAGACTTTGTCTCGGCTGTGAAAAGAAGTTTGTTCTCTCATGGAAGCCAAAAGGCCACAGATATCATGGATGCCATGCTGGGTAAGCTATACAATGTCATGCTTGCCAAGAAAGCCCCTGAGATTGTCAGGAAAAGCAAGGACAAGTCTGAGAGTTATTCTGTTGTCTCCATGAAAGGAATGGGGGACCCTAAACAGCGAAATATGAACTTTGCAATGAAATCTGAAGCTAAACTGAGAGAAAAAATGTATTCTCCTATACCCAAACCAGAGAAGCCGAAGACTTGTGCTGAAACTCTGGGTGAACACATTATCAAAGAGGGACTATGCTTGTGGCATAAAAATCAACAGAAAGAATGCAAATCTCCAGGTTTCCAGCGTGCAAAATTTGAAGCTCCCCACAAACCGTGTAAGTCTGCACCCGACTTTCCCTTTGACTGTCTTCAAGATCCTTGGAACTTCAGCCCCCCTATGTGTTACCCAGAGAGACCTGAGAATTTCATGTATGATTCAGACTCCTGGGCCAAGGACCTGATCGTGTCTGCCCTACTTCTGATTCAGTATCACCTGGCCCAGGGAGGAAGAATGGATGCACAGAGCTTCCTCGAAGCTGCAGCCACCACCAACTTTCCTGCCACCAAGTTCCCTATAGTTCCTGATGAATCCTGCCTTAGGTCCACTCATGTGGTATGTGACAAAGAACAATCAGAAAAGAAGGATATTATGAGTGTTATCTTCAATTTTATCCGGAACTTACTTGGTGAGACCATTTTCAAGAATGACCGTAGCTGTGAACCCAACGTTCCAGAACAGCCAGTTAAGGAAGAAGATAGCAACCCATGTGAAAGACCTGCAACCCCTTGTCCCATCAAACTATGTGAAGGGGATGAGGCTGGTGGTACCTTTTCTGGGCTGACTAAGCTGGTTGTCAACCAGCAAGATGGCCAAATGAGTGGGAAAATGGTAGATCACCTAGTGGACTCAGTGATGAAGCTGTGTCTCATCATTGCCAAGTCCTGTGACTCTCCCTTGGCAGAGCTGGGAGATGACAAGTGTGGAGATGCCAGCAGGCCAACATCAGTCTTCGCAGACAATTTATATGAGTGTTTACCAGTCAAGGGCACAGGGACAGCGGAAGCTCTCCTGCAGAATGCCTACCAAGCTATCCACAATGAACTGAGAGGCAAATCAGGACAGCCCCCTGAAGGGTGTGAAGCACCCAAGATGATTGTCAGCAATCACAACCTAACAGATACAGTTCAGAACAAGCAACTCCAAGCTGTCCTTCAATGGGTGGCCGCCTCTGAGCTCAATGTCCCTATTTTGTACTTTGCTGGTGATGATGAAGGGATCCAGGAAAAG CTACTTCAGCTCTCAGCCGCTGCTGTGGACAAAGGACGCAGCGTGGGTGAGGTTCTGCAATCCGTGCTGCGCTATGAGAAGGAGCGACAGCTAGATGAGGCGGTGGGAAATGTCACACGGCTGCAGCTGCTGGATTGGCTGATGGTGAACCTGTGA